A genomic segment from Rickettsia endosymbiont of Lasioglossum villosulum encodes:
- a CDS encoding YqaA family protein, whose translation MEQFEAFSLLFVDSFVSNLFIGFQRELIFHSMKMFGNYSYPIMFIVATCASLGGNIVNYIFGKCALNIFYSSKNEQNILRHKNLAQLFYKYEIFILLLMAFPFWGSFISLFSGFFKTKFSKFLGLGCLAKACYYIAELYIL comes from the coding sequence ATGGAACAATTTGAAGCATTTAGTTTATTATTTGTTGATAGTTTTGTCTCAAACTTATTCATCGGTTTTCAGCGTGAATTAATTTTTCATTCTATGAAAATGTTTGGTAACTATAGTTACCCTATAATGTTTATAGTAGCTACTTGTGCTTCTCTTGGTGGTAATATAGTTAATTATATTTTTGGTAAATGTGCTTTAAATATTTTCTACTCTTCTAAAAATGAACAAAATATCTTAAGGCATAAAAATTTAGCACAACTTTTTTATAAATATGAGATATTTATACTTCTTCTGATGGCGTTTCCTTTTTGGGGAAGCTTTATTTCCTTATTTTCTGGTTTTTTTAAAACAAAATTTTCAAAATTTTTGGGGCTTGGTTGTTTAGCAAAAGCCTGCTATTATATTGCAGAACTATATATATTATAA
- a CDS encoding Tim44 domain-containing protein translates to MSPQIIELLIFAGIAFFIINKLITTLGATSDDDPAKQKSYFGEPVIKDVTNSSNKSYEEEKDLPTAQDIKTFKNLIVEQNITAVVDGMETVHKRLNTFQPIKFINNAKIAFQMIIEAAYKNQTEELAELVDKRFLEEFEKISASYGNFFDSTALNAKYSEIYTFGNNIFIKLLFQGKNVVDKIEELKEEWTFTRNANTKEVDWFLSNIEKV, encoded by the coding sequence ATGTCTCCTCAAATAATCGAGCTATTAATTTTTGCTGGTATTGCTTTTTTTATTATTAATAAGCTAATTACGACGCTTGGTGCTACTTCGGATGATGATCCAGCAAAACAAAAATCTTATTTTGGTGAACCAGTTATTAAAGATGTAACAAACAGTTCTAATAAATCATATGAAGAAGAAAAAGATCTACCAACCGCACAAGATATTAAAACTTTTAAAAATTTGATAGTAGAACAGAATATAACGGCAGTTGTAGATGGTATGGAAACAGTGCATAAACGTCTTAATACATTTCAACCTATTAAATTTATAAACAACGCTAAAATCGCTTTCCAAATGATTATAGAAGCTGCTTATAAAAACCAAACAGAAGAACTTGCTGAATTAGTTGATAAAAGATTTTTAGAAGAATTTGAAAAAATATCTGCTTCTTATGGTAATTTTTTCGACTCAACGGCTTTAAACGCTAAATATTCTGAAATTTATACATTTGGCAACAACATATTTATTAAATTACTATTCCAAGGTAAAAACGTAGTTGACAAAATAGAGGAACTAAAAGAAGAATGGACATTTACCCGTAATGCTAATACCAAGGAAGTAGATTGGTTTTTAAGCAATATTGAAAAAGTGTAG
- the fabI gene encoding enoyl-ACP reductase FabI: protein MTTGLLQGKRGIITGIANNMSISWAIAQLARKHGAELCFTYQSEILEKRVKPLAEEVGCNFVSELDVTNPKSITDLFAEVKEKWGSFDFLLHGMAFSDRNELKGRYIDTSLGNFNNSLHISCYSLVELAREAEKLMNDGGSIVTLSYYGAEKVIPNYNVMGVAKAALEASVRYLANDMGENNIRVNAISAGPIKTLSGSVIGDFNTMLKSHAATAPLRRNTLQRDVAGAAVYLFSQLASGVTGEIHYVDCGYNVMGSNKIVG from the coding sequence ATGACTACAGGATTATTACAGGGGAAAAGGGGTATAATTACCGGTATTGCAAATAATATGTCTATATCATGGGCGATAGCACAGCTCGCACGCAAACATGGTGCTGAACTTTGCTTTACTTATCAATCAGAAATCTTAGAAAAAAGAGTTAAACCTCTTGCTGAAGAAGTTGGTTGCAATTTTGTTAGCGAGCTTGATGTTACAAATCCAAAGTCAATTACTGATTTATTCGCTGAAGTAAAAGAAAAATGGGGAAGTTTTGACTTCTTACTGCACGGCATGGCTTTTTCCGATAGAAATGAACTTAAAGGACGTTATATAGATACTAGCCTTGGCAATTTCAATAATAGTTTGCATATATCATGCTACTCTTTAGTTGAGCTTGCAAGAGAAGCTGAAAAGTTGATGAATGATGGCGGTAGTATAGTAACATTAAGCTATTACGGTGCTGAGAAAGTTATACCAAATTATAACGTTATGGGCGTAGCTAAAGCGGCATTAGAGGCGAGTGTTAGATATTTAGCAAATGATATGGGTGAAAATAATATCCGTGTAAATGCTATTTCAGCAGGTCCTATTAAAACTCTTTCAGGTAGCGTTATTGGTGACTTTAATACTATGCTTAAATCTCATGCGGCAACTGCTCCGCTAAGACGCAATACTCTTCAGCGAGACGTGGCAGGAGCGGCGGTATATTTATTTAGCCAACTTGCATCCGGTGTTACAGGCGAAATTCATTATGTAGATTGCGGCTATAATGTTATGGGTAGCAATAAGATAGTGGGTTAG
- a CDS encoding AbrB/MazE/SpoVT family DNA-binding domain-containing protein — protein MSKSARVIVSSKGQVVIPKYIRNKLGLHSGSEVIINYKKNETLELLPIKKDIFSFFGKGKHKAKNGPTDVDEAISIAVIENDRD, from the coding sequence ATGAGCAAAAGTGCTAGAGTAATAGTTTCTTCAAAAGGGCAAGTAGTTATACCTAAATATATAAGAAATAAGCTTGGTTTGCATTCAGGTTCTGAAGTAATTATTAATTACAAGAAAAACGAAACATTAGAATTGCTTCCTATAAAAAAGGATATTTTTAGTTTTTTTGGTAAAGGTAAACACAAAGCTAAAAATGGTCCAACTGACGTAGATGAAGCTATTAGTATTGCGGTTATCGAAAATGATAGGGATTGA
- the rbfA gene encoding 30S ribosome-binding factor RbfA, which translates to MKKLTSENSHRQQKVASIINEALIEILHRGKMLDPRLYDCPLTITKIIVTADLKIANCYFLPFNTKLTPQEITESLNNSKNAIRNFVTGKINMKYSPDIRFHYDHGFDNALKVEQLLKDTNNI; encoded by the coding sequence ATGAAAAAATTAACTTCAGAAAATTCTCATAGACAGCAAAAAGTAGCAAGTATAATAAATGAAGCATTAATTGAGATTTTACATCGTGGTAAAATGCTTGATCCTAGACTTTACGATTGTCCTCTTACGATAACAAAAATTATAGTTACTGCCGATTTAAAAATAGCCAATTGCTATTTTCTACCTTTTAACACTAAACTAACGCCTCAAGAAATTACCGAAAGCCTAAATAATTCCAAAAATGCTATCAGAAATTTTGTAACAGGCAAGATAAATATGAAATACTCACCCGATATAAGATTTCATTACGATCACGGATTTGACAATGCCTTAAAGGTAGAGCAACTACTAAAGGATACTAATAATATATAA
- the recR gene encoding recombination mediator RecR, with the protein MNDNNNEIDQLIYLFSKLPGLGSRSARRIVLYLLQDKDVRLKTLINNLTEIDKKIVKCQVCGNMDTENICGICTSEYRDKSVIAIVETVAELWAMERSGNFKGLYHVLGHNLSAASRQNPSILRLPELLDRCFKENIKEVIIATNSTLEGQTTAYFITEYLKDHPAKISRLASGIPIGGELDYLDEGTLSAAINLRQPFE; encoded by the coding sequence ATGAACGATAATAATAACGAGATAGACCAGCTAATTTACCTATTTTCTAAGCTTCCTGGACTTGGTAGCAGATCAGCAAGACGTATAGTATTATATTTACTGCAAGACAAGGATGTAAGGCTAAAAACTCTTATCAATAATCTTACAGAAATAGATAAGAAAATAGTAAAATGTCAGGTCTGTGGTAATATGGATACTGAAAATATTTGCGGTATCTGCACATCTGAATATCGAGATAAATCAGTTATTGCAATAGTTGAAACTGTTGCTGAATTATGGGCAATGGAGCGTAGTGGTAATTTCAAAGGATTATATCACGTGCTTGGTCATAATTTATCAGCAGCTAGCAGACAGAACCCTAGTATCTTGAGGTTACCGGAACTACTTGACAGATGCTTTAAGGAAAATATTAAAGAAGTCATTATCGCAACTAACTCTACTTTAGAGGGGCAAACTACTGCTTATTTTATTACAGAATATCTAAAAGACCATCCCGCAAAAATCTCTCGCCTCGCTAGCGGCATACCTATCGGTGGTGAACTTGATTATCTAGACGAGGGAACTTTATCTGCTGCTATCAACCTAAGGCAACCTTTTGAGTAA
- a CDS encoding cytochrome b produces the protein MLLTNTENSYGLIAKLFHWIMSIMVILMLIAGFLMDDYIEPPLKWQIFGLHEATGVLILTLVILRLLWRFYNTTVLLPADLPNWQKKVATININLLYLLMILMPISGFLMTILSNHHIDFYGLFTIQSFTQDLQFAKICKKIHQKAALLFTALIILHILAAFYHHFIRKDNVLKRMWNS, from the coding sequence ATGCTACTTACGAATACTGAAAATTCTTATGGGTTGATTGCTAAACTTTTTCACTGGATTATGAGTATTATGGTTATATTAATGCTTATTGCTGGTTTTTTAATGGATGATTACATAGAGCCGCCTTTAAAATGGCAAATATTTGGCTTACATGAAGCAACCGGAGTGCTAATTTTAACTCTAGTTATATTAAGGCTTTTATGGAGATTTTATAATACTACTGTCTTACTACCTGCTGATTTACCAAACTGGCAAAAGAAAGTTGCCACCATTAACATAAATCTCTTATATCTTTTAATGATATTAATGCCGATAAGCGGCTTTCTTATGACCATTTTGTCAAATCATCATATAGATTTTTACGGCTTGTTTACTATACAATCTTTTACCCAAGATTTACAATTCGCCAAAATCTGCAAAAAAATCCACCAAAAAGCAGCTTTATTATTTACTGCTCTGATTATTCTTCATATACTAGCTGCGTTTTATCATCATTTTATTAGAAAGGATAATGTACTTAAGAGGATGTGGAATAGTTAA
- a CDS encoding S9 family peptidase codes for MNKLFYIIGTILIIGVFFMFQNKSTIIGDDNQIIPRKVLFGNPDKARVSLTHDGKYILYIAPKDGVLNIWLAPSDDISKAEAITHDKGRGIWSYAKAYNNKNILYTQDFNGDENDRIYSYNIETKETKLLTPEKGVKAGLVGLSYKKPNEILIDSNERNPEYFDIYKLNLDTLEKELIYQNDKFTNFVTDENLNLRFGSLLDKDGAVEYYELKDGKPQLFTKISMEDSFNTAILGFDTSGETLYMLEGRDRNTSALKAINLATNSSEILAEDSKADIGLFAVHPTKQTPQAVSINYDMVSYKILDKDIEDDIKYLQNLDRGDLIINSRTLDDKTWIIAYNSDNSPVKYYKYDRTNKKAEFLFTNRKELEQYKLAKMIPVIIKSRDGFDLVSYITFPNDMKLDENNIPDKKVPLIINVHGGPWARDSWGYDPEHQWLANRGYAVLSINYRGSTGFGKDFLNAGNLEYAGKMHTDLIDGVNWAINNNIAEADKIGIMGGSYGGYATLVGLTMTPDVFACGVDVVGMSNLLTHVQTKAPYLTPLLSIYKTRIGPWDTEEEKEFLRQRSPINFVDNIKKPLFIAQGAHDVRVVQAESDQIVNAMKAKHIPVVYALYKDEGHSFAKPGNRISYYALAEQFLAKILKGRAEEIGDDLKNANLILNDQENLNGAEAEKIIGKAVGE; via the coding sequence ATGAACAAATTATTCTATATTATAGGCACTATACTAATAATAGGTGTCTTTTTTATGTTTCAAAATAAATCTACAATAATAGGTGATGATAACCAAATAATCCCTCGTAAAGTTCTGTTCGGTAATCCTGACAAGGCAAGAGTGTCATTAACCCATGACGGTAAATATATCTTATATATTGCACCAAAAGACGGCGTGCTAAATATTTGGTTAGCCCCAAGTGATGATATTAGTAAGGCAGAGGCAATAACGCATGATAAAGGTCGTGGTATATGGTCTTATGCTAAAGCTTATAACAATAAAAATATTTTATACACTCAAGATTTTAACGGCGATGAAAATGACCGAATTTATAGTTATAATATAGAAACAAAAGAGACAAAGTTACTTACTCCGGAAAAGGGAGTAAAGGCTGGGCTAGTTGGACTAAGCTACAAAAAGCCAAATGAAATATTAATAGATTCAAATGAGCGTAATCCTGAATATTTTGATATTTATAAATTAAATCTAGATACTTTAGAAAAAGAACTGATTTATCAAAATGATAAATTTACCAATTTTGTAACAGATGAAAATTTAAATTTAAGATTTGGTAGTTTATTAGATAAAGATGGTGCTGTTGAATATTACGAATTAAAAGACGGCAAGCCTCAGCTATTTACCAAAATATCAATGGAAGATTCGTTTAATACCGCTATACTTGGTTTTGATACTAGTGGTGAAACTTTATATATGCTAGAGGGGCGTGATCGTAATACTTCAGCCCTTAAAGCTATAAATTTAGCTACCAATAGTTCAGAAATATTAGCAGAAGATTCAAAAGCTGATATTGGTTTATTTGCTGTACATCCTACCAAACAAACACCGCAAGCAGTATCAATAAATTACGATATGGTATCATACAAAATATTAGATAAAGATATTGAAGATGATATCAAATATTTGCAAAATCTTGATCGTGGTGATTTGATTATTAATAGTCGAACACTTGATGATAAAACTTGGATCATAGCTTATAATAGTGATAATTCACCAGTGAAATATTATAAATATGATCGCACTAATAAAAAAGCTGAGTTTTTATTTACTAACCGTAAAGAATTAGAGCAATATAAACTTGCTAAAATGATACCGGTAATTATTAAGTCACGTGATGGTTTTGATTTGGTTAGTTATATTACTTTCCCAAATGATATGAAACTTGATGAAAATAATATTCCTGATAAAAAAGTTCCGCTAATAATTAATGTTCACGGTGGTCCATGGGCACGTGATAGTTGGGGGTACGATCCGGAGCATCAATGGCTTGCTAATCGTGGCTATGCAGTTTTAAGTATTAATTATCGTGGTTCTACTGGCTTTGGTAAAGATTTTCTTAATGCTGGAAATTTAGAATATGCCGGTAAAATGCATACTGATTTAATTGATGGTGTAAATTGGGCTATTAATAATAATATAGCAGAAGCTGATAAAATAGGGATTATGGGTGGAAGTTACGGCGGTTATGCAACGCTAGTTGGTCTTACTATGACACCTGATGTGTTTGCTTGCGGAGTTGATGTTGTTGGTATGTCTAATTTATTAACTCATGTACAAACTAAAGCCCCATATTTGACTCCATTATTAAGTATATATAAAACACGTATAGGTCCTTGGGATACTGAAGAGGAAAAAGAGTTTTTAAGACAAAGATCACCGATTAATTTTGTTGATAATATCAAAAAGCCTTTATTCATAGCCCAAGGAGCTCATGATGTGAGAGTCGTGCAAGCAGAATCCGATCAAATCGTAAATGCTATGAAAGCAAAGCACATACCGGTAGTTTATGCACTCTATAAAGATGAAGGCCACAGCTTTGCAAAACCTGGTAATAGAATATCATATTACGCTCTTGCCGAACAATTTTTAGCTAAAATCTTAAAAGGACGTGCTGAAGAAATTGGCGATGATCTAAAAAATGCTAATTTAATTTTGAATGATCAAGAGAATCTAAACGGAGCGGAAGCAGAGAAGATAATAGGTAAGGCAGTTGGAGAGTAA
- a CDS encoding RDD family protein, translating into MKKQIIYPDFIARIFSTALDLSLFAFIAIPILQFCFFYLMVFFYRDYFQSYNIDLHNQSEVLKSVMSQEFYEYLKAGNFNKYILFNVSILLINLTVIGSYFIGFWYYKGATIGKIFMRMKIVDANDFNRPTLKQLIKRFLGYMTFPIGIFFILFSSQKQALHDKIAGTVVIKA; encoded by the coding sequence ATGAAAAAACAAATTATATACCCAGATTTTATAGCACGTATTTTTTCTACGGCACTTGATTTATCGTTATTTGCTTTCATAGCAATCCCAATTTTACAATTTTGTTTCTTTTATCTAATGGTTTTTTTCTACCGTGATTATTTCCAGAGCTATAATATTGACTTGCATAATCAAAGCGAGGTGCTTAAATCTGTTATGAGTCAAGAATTTTATGAATATCTTAAAGCAGGAAATTTTAATAAATACATTTTATTTAATGTTTCAATTTTACTAATTAATTTAACAGTGATAGGTTCATATTTTATAGGTTTTTGGTATTATAAAGGAGCAACCATTGGCAAAATATTTATGCGTATGAAAATAGTAGATGCAAACGACTTTAACCGTCCGACCCTTAAACAGTTAATTAAAAGATTCCTTGGATATATGACATTTCCGATCGGTATTTTCTTTATACTTTTCTCTTCTCAAAAACAAGCATTACATGATAAAATAGCTGGAACTGTCGTAATAAAGGCTTAA
- a CDS encoding ribonuclease J, which translates to MSSFNIKNHKNDLLFIPLGGSNEIGMNFNLYHYKGKWLIIDCGSGFADDYLPGVDMMIADSSFIEKHKKDIVGMIITHAHEDHLGGVQYLWNSLKCPIYTTTFTANFLKIRLSEYDFAKNIKIHEVKAGGKIDLSPFSLEMVPLTHSAPEMQAIMIRTEAGNILHTGDWKFDNDPVLGKKADEELLKSYGDEGVLALVCDSTNVFNKGSSGSEGDVRKSLIDIIAGCPQMVVVSTFASNLARLDTIIHAAQLAGRKVALTGRSLHRIKLVAEESGYFKDIAPLISERDVSRFRREELLIIATGCQGEPLAATAKLASNSHQSIKLAPKDTMIFSSKIIPGNEKKIFRLFNIFVKSGVEVITERDHFVHVSGHPSVDELQKMYSLIRPNICIPVHGEPVHIHEHVKLAKKNGIPNAVEVENGSVVLLEPNNAKVIAKVESGYLAVDGNYLLPVESPIFKARRRMRESGIVIASIVIDQKGLLAAKPILSMPGLLDANEDMQLINIIKNDIAELIKTQQSQAKKALSKEQIEEKIKSTIRKTLKQEINKSPAIIVNIEKAIE; encoded by the coding sequence ATGTCGTCATTCAATATCAAAAATCATAAAAATGATTTACTATTTATACCTCTTGGTGGTTCTAACGAAATAGGTATGAATTTTAATCTGTATCATTATAAAGGTAAATGGCTAATTATTGATTGTGGTAGCGGTTTTGCTGATGATTATTTACCAGGCGTTGATATGATGATTGCAGATAGCAGTTTCATTGAAAAACATAAAAAAGATATAGTCGGAATGATCATAACTCATGCTCATGAAGATCATTTGGGCGGAGTACAATATCTATGGAATAGCCTCAAATGTCCTATTTATACTACTACTTTCACAGCAAATTTTTTAAAAATTCGTTTAAGCGAATATGATTTTGCTAAAAATATTAAAATTCATGAAGTAAAAGCAGGAGGTAAAATAGATTTATCTCCTTTTTCGCTGGAAATGGTACCATTAACTCACTCAGCACCTGAGATGCAAGCAATTATGATCCGCACGGAAGCCGGTAATATTTTACATACAGGAGATTGGAAATTTGATAACGATCCGGTGCTAGGCAAAAAAGCCGATGAAGAGCTTTTAAAATCTTACGGGGACGAGGGAGTACTTGCGTTAGTTTGTGATTCTACCAACGTCTTTAATAAAGGAAGCTCCGGTTCTGAGGGGGATGTTAGAAAAAGTTTAATAGATATTATAGCTGGCTGCCCGCAAATGGTAGTAGTTTCAACTTTTGCTTCTAATCTAGCCCGCCTTGATACCATAATTCATGCTGCTCAACTTGCAGGTAGAAAAGTAGCCCTAACTGGTAGAAGCTTGCACCGCATTAAGCTTGTAGCCGAAGAAAGCGGTTATTTTAAAGATATTGCACCTTTAATTAGTGAACGTGATGTTAGTAGATTCAGAAGAGAAGAGCTATTAATAATTGCTACTGGTTGTCAAGGTGAGCCGCTAGCTGCTACTGCAAAACTAGCCTCTAACTCTCACCAGTCAATAAAGCTTGCTCCTAAAGATACTATGATTTTTTCTTCAAAAATTATTCCTGGTAATGAAAAGAAAATATTTAGGCTATTTAATATATTTGTTAAAAGTGGTGTGGAAGTTATTACCGAACGTGATCATTTCGTGCATGTATCAGGTCACCCTTCTGTTGATGAGCTACAAAAAATGTATTCTTTAATTAGACCAAATATTTGTATACCTGTACATGGTGAGCCAGTACATATTCATGAGCATGTTAAACTTGCTAAGAAAAACGGCATACCTAATGCAGTGGAAGTTGAGAATGGTAGCGTGGTGCTACTTGAACCTAATAATGCTAAAGTGATTGCAAAAGTTGAAAGCGGTTATTTAGCTGTTGATGGTAACTATTTGCTCCCTGTAGAATCACCTATTTTTAAAGCTAGAAGACGTATGCGTGAGTCTGGTATAGTAATAGCCTCGATTGTAATTGATCAAAAAGGCTTGCTTGCCGCAAAACCCATATTATCTATGCCAGGTTTACTTGACGCAAATGAAGATATGCAATTGATTAATATAATTAAAAATGACATCGCAGAGCTTATTAAAACTCAGCAGAGCCAAGCTAAAAAAGCTTTATCTAAGGAACAGATAGAAGAAAAAATAAAATCTACGATACGAAAAACTCTTAAACAAGAAATTAATAAATCCCCTGCAATAATAGTTAATATCGAAAAAGCTATAGAGTAG
- a CDS encoding type II toxin-antitoxin system VapC family toxin codes for MIGIDTNILTRTFLEDDEVQAKTAQNFLKNHVNHKIFISSYAILEFAWVLKVKKFTRQEIYDAIINLIDNSGFIIGHQDIIISAAEKYIKGKADFADYMIISEGETNSVNNFVSFDKEIVQEIKSASYP; via the coding sequence ATGATAGGGATTGACACTAATATTTTAACTCGTACTTTCCTTGAAGATGATGAAGTACAGGCTAAGACTGCTCAAAATTTTCTGAAAAATCATGTTAATCATAAAATCTTTATTTCCTCATATGCAATACTTGAATTTGCATGGGTGTTAAAAGTAAAAAAGTTTACACGCCAAGAAATTTATGATGCAATTATAAATCTTATTGATAATTCTGGTTTTATTATCGGACATCAAGATATAATAATATCGGCAGCTGAAAAATATATAAAAGGTAAAGCAGATTTTGCTGATTATATGATTATTTCCGAAGGAGAGACAAATAGCGTTAATAACTTTGTTAGTTTTGATAAAGAGATAGTACAAGAAATTAAAAGTGCATCTTATCCTTAA
- a CDS encoding NAD kinase: MNMNKIALVYNQNSKSSDNIEEIKKLYTYCDVEDADVIMVAGGDGELLHNIHRYMHLNIPFYGVNLGSLGFLMNPLDIKNILKNIQESTASTLNPLLMQAEEVDGQIHKALAINEVSIFRKTNQAAKFKIEVNGVERMSELVADGALVATPAGSSAYNLSAGGHILPLESNMLCLTPICSFRPRRWYGALLPSSASIKFEILNTNKRPVNATADFQEFSNIKSVTIKSTNDKSIKLLFNKNHTLEDRIIKEQFGG; this comes from the coding sequence ATGAATATGAATAAAATAGCATTAGTTTATAACCAAAATTCTAAATCTTCAGATAATATAGAGGAAATAAAAAAACTTTATACTTATTGTGACGTAGAAGATGCGGACGTAATCATGGTAGCTGGAGGGGACGGGGAGTTATTGCATAATATACATCGTTATATGCATTTAAACATACCTTTTTATGGTGTTAATTTAGGCAGTCTCGGCTTTCTGATGAATCCTTTGGATATTAAAAATATACTAAAAAATATTCAAGAAAGTACTGCTTCTACTCTTAATCCTCTTTTAATGCAGGCTGAAGAAGTAGATGGTCAAATACATAAAGCTCTTGCGATTAATGAAGTATCAATATTTCGTAAAACTAATCAAGCAGCTAAATTTAAAATTGAAGTAAACGGCGTAGAGCGAATGAGTGAGCTAGTAGCAGATGGAGCTTTAGTTGCAACACCGGCAGGTAGTAGTGCCTATAATTTATCTGCTGGTGGTCATATTCTCCCTCTAGAGTCGAATATGCTATGCCTAACCCCTATATGTTCATTTAGACCGCGTAGATGGTATGGGGCATTATTGCCGTCTTCAGCTTCCATTAAATTTGAAATACTTAATACAAATAAAAGACCAGTAAACGCCACTGCTGATTTTCAAGAATTTAGTAATATAAAATCAGTTACTATTAAATCGACTAACGATAAATCTATCAAATTGCTCTTTAATAAGAATCATACTTTAGAAGATCGTATTATTAAAGAACAGTTCGGTGGATAG
- a CDS encoding N-acetylmuramoyl-L-alanine amidase codes for MLNNNGISNSNKSKFMAPRPEGVKPTTVVITYSVCNNLEQTINALQKNGTSVHYIIDQDGKQYQYHNDLTDKTFFAGKSSWKGTDSVNDFGIGIMLINDAKSEFSTIQISQLKNLLTDIQERYPEIDLKANLVGLGEITVNREVNNHIAPGKFFPWKDLADSDFGKYFETTDEQKSKKLLTSGDSGAEVEALQGNLQAYGYGVQSTGIFDKFTAQAVQVFNTRYNTGLPNEEPPISYTEATQHELELLGV; via the coding sequence ATGCTAAATAACAATGGTATAAGCAATTCAAATAAAAGTAAATTTATGGCTCCACGACCAGAAGGAGTAAAACCTACAACCGTAGTAATTACTTATTCTGTCTGCAATAATTTAGAGCAAACTATTAACGCACTACAAAAAAACGGCACAAGCGTACATTATATTATCGATCAAGATGGAAAACAGTATCAATATCATAATGATTTAACTGATAAAACTTTTTTTGCAGGTAAAAGTAGCTGGAAAGGAACAGATAGTGTCAATGATTTTGGCATTGGTATAATGCTTATTAACGATGCAAAAAGTGAATTTTCCACTATACAAATTTCTCAATTAAAAAATCTTCTTACTGATATACAAGAAAGATATCCAGAAATAGATCTAAAAGCAAATTTAGTTGGTTTGGGTGAAATAACTGTAAATAGAGAGGTTAATAATCATATAGCTCCAGGCAAATTTTTCCCTTGGAAAGATTTGGCAGATTCTGATTTTGGAAAATATTTTGAAACTACAGATGAACAAAAAAGTAAAAAATTATTAACATCTGGTGACTCAGGAGCAGAGGTTGAAGCTTTACAAGGAAATTTACAAGCATATGGTTATGGAGTACAGTCTACTGGCATATTCGATAAATTCACTGCTCAAGCTGTTCAAGTATTTAATACACGTTATAATACTGGTTTACCAAATGAAGAACCGCCTATAAGCTATACTGAAGCAACTCAGCATGAGTTAGAATTATTAGGTGTCTAA